tattttttaccaataaatatacttttattttcataaatattattttatattactattatcaCCAAAAggaattagttaatttttattttctatttattataatattttttatttatcacataTATCAGAtcttacataaatttttataaattctattttcaaatttattttcaatcactttcaaatattttttgaaaaaaaaaatacataatttacttttaaatctttttaaatttattcaattgcTCTCTTGAATTATCTCTCTTAAATAAAGACATCTAAAACTTAGAGCTTATACAGgaagattttttatttgaaaaacaagttCTTCTACCAGTAAATTGAAACATTAGAACTAGAATGGACATTTTAAATCTCAGTTTATACTTAAGAAACTATTGATTTAAATGACTTTTgcataactataaaaaaatatacattatcatgaaaattttcaatatgattttaaagtttcacaatgataaaattgaataatatataagaaaatcaaGATTTacaaacatcaaaacttaaaaatgttatattgaatgtgatattaaatttttatataagcaACTCATATCTCatataatttcaacaaaaaattcCAACTGTAgttttttatcaattgttggctGCAAAACGAATGGTAAGTGTACTGATTGCAGCGtaacaagtgataaatatcattCTCAATCTCCTAAGAGACCTGTGCAACatatgacaattcttccttttataaatcaattagacataaaaatacacaaaaaacacaagaaacactttttgatattttatcaaacagttggtgtgcatgaaatttaacatagtgtatttacaatttatcAAAACTAgaattcatcattttcattctcatgcattcacaaacatctcaattccatccaataggTATTCAATGTCAATtttaggttcaatcatatttctcaatacatcaagaaccaaaattcatgcatggatgatcaatccaaagcaaacattaagcatagaaattgaatactaacatgaattagaaaagcatatattattaacatcacaaaatacataagaatttcatgttttacaactaatctcaacaattaggaaaaaccctccatggtggagaattaagggttctacaaaattgaagatgcaaagcctttacCAAGGTTCTTGgtagctgctccatgctccatttgcgcctccccttcccaatttcatctccaatttgtgacccatcttcttcctcaaccctaAAGAgacaaaatcaccattgatgaaacTTTAACACCCAAGAAGGAATGAGAGAgtttcccaacaccccaaacagccttcaagggcctctcccaatctctatAGGTGAAGAACGAAGTGTAGGAGAGGAAGAATGCCCaaaaaaatcgcgagacccatgtttaaataacccttTTTGACACATCAGCACCGTTCGCGCTCAGTCCCCCTTAAAGGGTGCCCGGGCACGAGAGTTGCACAAAGTCAGCGAAGCAAAGGACGCCCAGCCCCCTTTTGGGGGCCCAACCCTGATTTTTCTACACTTCATCTTTTTCGCTTTTTCTGCCGCAGATCTGCTTGCTCCAAACGCGTCCAACATGAGTATTTggttcaaattgatcttttcttgttccaaaacatgttctcttgagttcttgcttgttttctcCACttgaattgcttcctattcatttatttcacatacTCAAATAAAGagattaaagataaaaacaaatatatactaaataaaacacaaaaaaattagaaaacacattaaacttgagtataaaactagataaaaactatgaaaaagttgatttattcacagaatatatacacaaaaacacataaaatcaaTCTTTATCATGAATAAATTCTAATCAGAGTGTcagatttattttgtttacggATTCAAAATATGAATTGAAAGTTTCTTAACAAATATATAAGACAAAACAAGAACTATTGGAATGTACGTGGGTGGATGTGATGTAAgttgtttacaattttttttttaaaatataagtgtGTAGCTTGAGAAAAATCACATCTTTAGTTCAATGATATGCATCGgttatacaatatattttttttataagattggGATACGTACCAAAAGTGTTCtatttatatagttttcttttgttaataaagaaattatctCACATTTTCAAGTAACTTGTTTTGAAAAGTCTTGAAGTCAGGGTAACGATTATGATAAATAAACATAACTCTACTTAAGTAATTTGTCACAAAGAGTTTAGAAGTTAAAGGAACCGTTATAAAGTTagcataataataaaattttaaaaaggaataaaaaattgtgGGTTTAACTGGTTGTGAgcttaattaacttttttattaaaaaaaaaattaaaaattaatatttacagatgaaaataaaagttaaaaaatctACGACAAATCGAACTTTAACATGATGGTCCAAATATAAAgctagttttaaattaaaaaacatactGGACTAACTccttttttaataacaaatttgaATGATTCTAACCTCTTATATActcgtttttatttttgtaattcatTTTAACTATATTGTACATTAACGTCAGCAAATTTCAacaaatgattttcttttaaatttattataagtaCACTTTTATAATCAATACTCTTTTAACTCCATAATTTTAACCATACATATGctgaaattcaaataaattaatatatttatataatattttaaataataatcattacaaaaaaatcttaaataacagtcaattttaaaagtaaaaataatcaatcatcacagtagttaatttaaatagaaatttataattacaattgatttatgaattaaactctattaaataatttgaaagaaattagaGTGTGGCAGCCATTGAGACTGAATATATGAATAGCGGAACCGAGCCAGCActgagttttatttttcattcttttcttctgCTACCTACCACGATGATTAAGCTAAACATCAAACAAGTAAACATAAATGAAGGAGTTGGTGAAATAGAGAGAGTAAGAAGTCAGATAATTGGAGAAGAGTATCCCCTGATATGGCTTCATCTTTCCACCGCTATTCTTCACATTACCTGGAACATAGTATTCATACGGTGTTCCTGATGGAAAGTAACCTGCGGGTGGTCCTTCTGGTATTTCACAATTATCTCCACATGCCATCTTTGGTGGTGGTGGACATTCAACTATCGCCGGTGGAAGCGGAGGTGACGGTGGAGGTGGTGACGGTGACGGTGGTGGAGGGCACTCTACCACCGGTGGCGGTGGCGATGGAGGTGGAGGTGAAGGTGGCAGGGGTTGACAGGGGTTGTCGCACTCTGCGCACATTGTGCATGGGACTAAGTCTTTTGGTTGTTGGGTGAGAGCTAGAACATTAACAGTGGATGCAAAGAGAATGTATATGAGTAAAGGCAATGAAATAGACATGATTTTGAGATATAGGAAAGGTTGAAGAGCTCTAAAGAGTAAAATGTGGGTTTGATTTGTCGAAAGTGATGATATGATGAAAATGTTTATATTGTATATG
The sequence above is drawn from the Vigna radiata var. radiata cultivar VC1973A chromosome 3, Vradiata_ver6, whole genome shotgun sequence genome and encodes:
- the LOC111241384 gene encoding sulfated surface glycoprotein 185-like, which gives rise to MSISLPLLIYILFASTVNVLALTQQPKDLVPCTMCAECDNPCQPLPPSPPPPSPPPPVVECPPPPSPSPPPPSPPLPPAIVECPPPPKMACGDNCEIPEGPPAGYFPSGTPYEYYVPGNVKNSGGKMKPYQGILFSNYLTSYSLYFTNSFIYVYLFDV